In Labrus bergylta chromosome 6, fLabBer1.1, whole genome shotgun sequence, the following proteins share a genomic window:
- the LOC114917200 gene encoding interferon-induced protein with tetratricopeptide repeats 1-like — MSAAQSQTTLESLQCHFTWNLDHSKPKLLRLTHKMEDFSTEEGNRWLGHNYNLWGFIQCKLGLKEEAKGSFQKAAETLNKLRDANEGPWLVVNYGNLAWLHHHLGDLEESQAYLSKVDALMEKYPSPSQDELHPEIYAEKAWTLMFLKKDMVVDYFEKAASMQPDMVEWNTSYVIASVNAHKNNNTRLDTDLLERMRQAKERDPENLYLAALYLEQRADEGENIQDEVCELAGNVSTLCCSDSGMWALLNLYRKYISADEAIVLAEKVLKEHPDVRFLKRLVAFCYRWRIVYKSRNNPDPEQSMVDTAIPLHEELLKLYPDDTLENEIDLATIYAKSHHSKDKAEQIYQKLLTNEPAEPKDKQMLYNRYADNLFFNRKDTQGSIEYLMKAAAIPEKSSFRKNSIRILKKNKDRGIKEFLRNLQEPTQ; from the exons atgag tgctgctcagagtcaaaccacactggagtccctgcagtgccactTCACCTGGAACCTGGACCACAGCAAGCCAAAACTGTTACGCCTCACGCACaagatggaggacttcagcacagaggagggaaaccGCTGGCTGGGCCACAAttacaacctgtgggggttcattcagtGTAAGCTGGGGTTAAAAGAAGAGGCTAAGGGTTCGTtccagaaggctgcagagaccctcaacaagctgagagaCGCAAATGAGGGTccttggttagtggtgaactacgggaacctggcctggctgcaccaccacctgggagatctagaggagagtcaggcttacctgtcaaaggttgatgccctgatggaaaaatacccatctccatcccaggacgagctccatccagagatctacgctgaaaaggcctggaccctgatgttcttAAAAAAGGACATGGTGGTTGATTACTTTGAGAAAGCTGCCAGCATGCAGCCGGACATGGTGGAGtggaacaccagctatgtcataGCGTCAGTCAATGCTCATAAGAACAACAACACGAGGCTGGACACTGACCTGTTGGAGAGaatgagacaagccaaggaacgggatccagagaacttgtacctCGCTGCGCTCTACCTTGAGcaacgtgctgatgaaggagaaaacattcaagaTGAAGTCTgtgagttggctggaaatgtgagcactctgtgctgcagtgacagtggcatgtgggccttactaaacctttacaGAAAATACATATCTGCTGATGAGGCCATTGTTTTGGCAGAGaaagttctgaaagaacatccagatgtgcgTTTTCTGAAGAGATTAGTTGCATtctgctacagatggaggatcgtttataaaagcagaaataacCCTGATCCAGAACAAAGCATGGTGGACACAGCAATCCCTCTCCACGAGGAGCTACTTAAGCTTTACCCTGATGATACACTCGAAAACGAAATAGACCTCGCAACTATCTatgcaaagtcacatcacagcaaggacaaagctgagcagatataTCAGAAACTGCTCACAAATGAGCCTGCAGAACctaaagacaaacagatgctaTACAACAGATATGCAGATAACTTATTCTTTAATCGAAAAGACACCCAAGGGTCGATAGAGTATCtcatgaaggcagcagcaataccaGAAAAATCTTCGTTCCGTAAGAACAGCATCAGAATCCTGAAGAAGAATAAAGACAGAGGAATTAAGGAGTTTCTCAGAAACCTGCAAGAGCCAACGCAGTAA